The Spirosoma radiotolerans genome has a window encoding:
- a CDS encoding SDR family NAD(P)-dependent oxidoreductase, which translates to MQGKQILIIGASSGIGHALAQQLQAQGAILFTAGRTEPEGIQSTHMTWDVTQTPAVDALNQLPDTLHGLVYCPGSINLKPFQRLALDDYRRDFEINVLGAVSAIHASYAAIKKSKSASVVLFSTVAAKLGMGMHSSVSVAKSAVEGLAKSLAAELAPFNVRVNAIAPSLTDTPMAGFLLGDDTKREAANKRHPLNRYGSPQDIASMAAYLLTDQASWITGQIIGIDGGMGSLK; encoded by the coding sequence ATGCAGGGTAAACAGATTCTTATCATTGGGGCTAGTTCAGGGATTGGTCACGCGCTGGCTCAACAACTTCAGGCTCAGGGCGCCATACTATTTACCGCTGGTCGTACAGAACCTGAAGGTATCCAGTCTACTCACATGACCTGGGACGTTACGCAAACGCCCGCCGTAGATGCGCTGAACCAACTACCCGATACCCTGCACGGTCTGGTTTATTGCCCCGGCAGTATTAACCTCAAGCCTTTCCAACGGCTCGCCCTGGATGATTACCGACGTGATTTTGAGATTAATGTGTTAGGGGCCGTAAGTGCTATTCATGCCAGTTATGCCGCCATCAAGAAGTCTAAATCGGCAAGTGTTGTCCTATTCAGTACGGTAGCCGCCAAATTGGGAATGGGAATGCACTCATCTGTGTCGGTAGCGAAGTCGGCGGTTGAAGGACTGGCTAAATCGCTGGCGGCTGAACTGGCACCCTTCAATGTTCGGGTAAATGCCATTGCGCCCTCGTTGACAGACACACCCATGGCGGGCTTCCTGCTTGGAGACGACACAAAACGGGAAGCGGCCAACAAACGTCACCCCCTAAACCGGTATGGTTCCCCTCAGGACATCGCCAGCATGGCGGCCTATCTACTCACAGATCAG
- the folE gene encoding GTP cyclohydrolase I FolE: MKLNGTSSNTPSTSQPTTGGQQNGHALDSHRTDSTGLSAWEVDELVDEIGDAHGASSIDTPMRPDAFAIDDDLKIDLIEEHFREIMGILGLDLTDDSLKGSPRRVAKMYVNEIFSGLNPANKPKPTLFDNKFRYNEMLVEKDITVQTYCEHHFVPIIGKAHVAYISSGKVIGLSKLNRVVEYFGKRPQVQERLTVQIAEELKRVLETDDVAVIIDAKHLCVSTRGVHDINSSTVTASYGGKFADEATKQELLRYIAQPSVTI, encoded by the coding sequence AACCTACGACTGGTGGTCAACAGAACGGTCATGCGCTGGACAGTCATCGGACTGATTCAACGGGCCTGTCTGCCTGGGAAGTCGACGAATTAGTCGATGAAATTGGTGACGCTCATGGTGCATCGTCTATTGATACCCCCATGCGTCCCGATGCCTTTGCTATTGATGACGATCTTAAGATTGACCTTATCGAAGAACATTTTCGTGAAATTATGGGGATACTTGGCCTCGACCTCACCGACGATAGTTTGAAAGGGTCGCCCCGCCGGGTCGCTAAAATGTATGTAAATGAGATTTTTAGTGGCCTGAATCCAGCCAATAAACCCAAGCCTACCTTGTTCGATAATAAATTTCGATACAATGAGATGCTTGTTGAAAAAGACATCACCGTTCAGACGTATTGCGAGCACCATTTTGTGCCGATCATTGGCAAAGCGCACGTTGCCTACATCTCCAGCGGTAAAGTAATTGGCCTATCCAAACTAAATCGGGTTGTCGAATATTTCGGTAAGCGACCACAGGTTCAGGAGCGTCTGACAGTACAAATCGCCGAAGAGTTGAAGCGCGTACTTGAGACCGACGATGTGGCCGTTATTATTGACGCCAAGCATCTTTGTGTATCAACGCGCGGTGTTCATGACATTAATAGCTCGACCGTTACGGCATCATATGGCGGTAAGTTTGCTGACGAAGCGACCAAACAGGAGCTTCTCCGGTATATTGCCCAACCAAGTGTGACTATTTAG